The window GACAAGCGCCTGATGGTGGTGCAGGAAGACAGCAAGTTCGAGCCGCTGCTGGCAGCGATCGCCGGCGGGCTCTGCACGCATCTGGTGATCGGCGCGCACATGGCCGGGCGCCTTCTCGACCACGCCGGGGCGGCGAACAAGAAGGCATCCTAGAAACCATCCTCGCCGCGTCTGTCATAAGAGCGTCGCGGCTTCCTGTTCATGAGCAACAAAAAGACGGACATCGGACGGAACGACATGAAGAACCTTTGGAACGACGCCGACGCGGAAAAGATGGTTGCCGACTATGCCAAAAAGGGCGTCGGCCGCGACCTGGCGCTGCGCGTCTACACGACGCGCCTGCTCGGCGGAGAGCCGCGGCTGGTGTTGCATGGCGGCGGCAACACTTCGTGCAAGACCAAGGCCACCGATCTCGTCGGCGACGAGTGGGACGTGCTCTGCGTCAAGGGCAGCGGCTGGGACATGGCGGTCATCGAGCCGCAGGGCCTGCCGGCGGTGAAGATGGGCGCGCTGCTCAAGGCGCGCGCGCTCGACACGCTCTCCGACGAGGACATGGTGGCGCTGCAGCGCGCCAACCTCATCGATCCCGCCTCGCCCAACCCGTCGGTCGAGACGCTGCTGCACGCCTTCCTGCCGCACAAATTCGTCGACCACACGCATTCGACCGCGATCCTTGCCATCGTCGATCAGGAAGACAGCAAGGCGCTGGTTGCAAAGGTGTTCGGCAGCAAAATGGGCTACGTGCCCTACATCAAGCCGGGTTTCGACCTCGCCAAGGTCGCGGCGGAAGTCTTTGATGCCGATCCAAGCGTCGAAGGCCTGATCCTCGACAAGCACGGCATCTTCACCTTCGGCGACGACGCCAGGCAAGCTTATGACCGCATGATCCACTATGTGAATGCGGCCGAAGATTATGTCGCCAAGAACGGCAAGCCGCAGACGGCCAAGGCGGCGCTGCCGGCAAAGCTGGCCAAAGCCGGCGACATCGCGCCGATGCTGCGCGGCGCGGTGGCCGTGGCGCGCGGCGAAGGCCGTTTCGACCGCATGATCAGCGATTTCCGCACCTCGGCTGCGATCATCGATTTCATCAATTCGGCCAAGATTTCCGACTATGCCAAGCGTGGCGTGTCGACGCCGGATCTGTCGATCCGCATCAAGACCGGCCCGATGGCGTTGCCGGCCCCGGACGCCGAGAAGCTCGGCGATTACAAGAGCGCGATCCGCGACCATGTCGAGGCCTTCGCCAAGGATTACACCGCCTATTTCGAGACGAATGACACGCTGGACGATGTCAAACGTACCATGCTCGACCCGATGCCGCGGCTGACGCTGGTTCCCGGCCTCGGCATGTTCGGCCACGGCCGCACGCTCAAGGACGCCAGGATCGCTTCCGACGTCGGCGAGATGTGGATCGAGGCGGTGCGCGGCGCCGAGGCCATCGGCAATTTCCAGCCGCTGTCCAAGGCCGACCTGTTCCCGCTCGAATATTGGTCGCTGGAGCAGGCCAAGCTCGCCTCCAACAAGCCGAAGCCGCTGACCGGCCAGGTGGTGCTGATCACAGGCGGCGCCGGCGCGATCGGTGCCGCGACCGCCAAGCTGTTCGCCGACAACGGCGCCCATGCCGTCGTCGTCGACCTCGACGCCGACAAAGCTGCCGAGGCCGCCAGGAAGACCGGCAACAATTCGATCGGCTTTGCTGCCGACATCACCGATCCGGCCCAGGTGCGCGCCGCCTTCGACAAGGCCGTCGCGGTGTTCGGCGGTGTCGACATATTGGTGTCCAATGCGGGCGCCGCCTGGGAAGGCAGGATCGGCGAACTCGACGACGCGCTGTTGCGCAAGAGCTTCGAGTTGAACTTCTTCGCCCATCAGTCGGTGGCGCAGAACGCGGTGCGCATCATGCTGGAACAGGGCACCGGTGGCGTGCTCCTGTTCAACACCTCCAAGCAGGCGGTCAATCCGGGGCCGAAGTTCGGCGCCTATGGCGTGCCGAAGGCGGCGACGCTGTTCCTGTCGCGGCAATATGCGCTCGATTACGGCGCTTACGGCATCCGCTCCAACGCGGTCAACGCCGACCGCATCCGCTCGGGGCTGTTGACCGACGCCATGATCGCCAGCCGCTCGGGCGCGCGCGGCGTGTCGGAGAAGGAATACATGTCCGGCAATTTGCTCGGCCAGGAAGTGACGGCACAGGATGTGGCGCAGGCCTTCCTGCATCATGCGCTGGCCGAGCGCACCACCGCGGACGTGACGACAGTCGACGGCGGCAACATCGCGGCAGCGCTGCGCTGAGCCAAACATCCCGATAAACAAAAGGGCGACCCGTTGGCCGCCCTTCTAGTTCGTTGTCTGACGAACTTTATTTGGCGTTCGGGTTCGGCATCCAGGCCGGCATGGCGACATCGGCATGGGCGAACTGCGGCAGCTTGGCCGACAGGTCTTCCATGTTCTTGATGTCCTTGTCGATCAGCTCCTTCCGGGTGATCAGCGTCGGCGGCACGATGACGTTGTGGCCGGGATCCTCACCGGCAAGCAGCTGCGCCAGCGCACGCACCGAGACCTGGCCGACGACGGCCGGATTGGTGGCGGCGGTCGCGGCCCAGGCGCTGTCGGTCTCGCGCATGGCGGCGATGTCCGAGGTCGAGATGTCGGCCGAATAGATCTTGATGTCCTTGTTCAATCCGGCCTCGTCGACGGCGATCTTGACGCCCTTGGCGAACTCGTCATAGGGCGCGAACATCACCTTGATGTCGGGATGCGCCTGCAGCACCGAGCGCGCCTGGTTGGCGACGGAATTGGCGATCGGGTTGTCGAGCGTGCCGAACATGGCGACCTCGTTGATGCCCGAATATTTCTTCTTCACGTCGACCCAGGTCTCATTGCGGCGGTCAAGCGGCGCGATGCCGGCGACATAGACATAGCCGGCCTTCCAGCTCTCGCCATTGTCCTTCACCGCCTGCTCGAGCGCGAGCTTGGCCAGGTCGCGGTCCGACTGCTCGATCTGCGGGATCTTCGGGTTCTCGACATTGACGTCGAAGGCGACGACCTTGATGCCGGCATCGACCGCGCGCTGGGCGGCGTCCTTCATCGATTCCGTCAGGCCGTGCTGAATGATGATGCCCTGCACGCCGAGCGCAATGGCCTGGTCGACCATGTCGGCCTGCAGTGCGGCATCCTGGCGGCTGTCGAGCACGCGCAGGTCGACGCCGAGCGCCTTGGCCTGCGCCTCGACGCCGGAGAGATAGGCCTGGAAGAAGTCACCGGTCGAAAGATAGCGCACCAGCGCGATCTTGACGCCGGGCTTGTCGAACGGCGCCGGCTTGTCCGCGGCAAGAGCTGTCCCCTGCATCAGCAGCGCGGCGCCCGCAAGCCCGAATGCGGCCTTTCCCAAAAGTCTTCTTGTGATGTTCACGTCGTTTCCTCCACTTGGTTTTAATCGGACCCGGTCGAAATCCTATGTCCTGCCCCTGCCGGAAAGGGCGAAGGTGAAGACAAGGGCGACGACGAGCACCGCACCCTTGACGAAATCCTGCGTGTAGTAAGGCGCGTTCATCATCGTCAGGCCTTGCAGTAGGACGCCGACGAACACCGCGCCGACGGCCGTGCCGAAGGCGTTGGGCTTGGCGGCGCCGAGCACCGCGTAGCCGATCAGCGCCGCCGCGACTGCATCAAGCAAGAGATTATTACCCGAGGCGATGTCGCCGCGTCCAAGCCGGGCGGCGAGCAAAATGCCGCCGATCGAGGCAAAAACTCCAGAAATGACGTAGGCCCAGATTTTGTATGCCTTGACAGGGGCACCGGCGAGTTCGGCGGCGCGCTCGTTGGAGCCGACCGCATACATCATGCGGCCGAAGCGGGTGTATTCGAGGAAGAACCAGATCAGCACGGCGAGCACGATGAGCACCACCACCGAGACCGGGATCAGGTTCGGGATGAAGAAGTCGAAGCGATGGCGGCCAAGCGCCAGGAAGGCGTCCGAGAACTTGCCGTTGGCGACCGAGCCGTCAGGCATGGTCATGCCGGTGGCGATCGAGCGGCCTTCGGTCGGGATGCGCTGCAGGCCGAGCAGCAGGAACATCATGCCGAGCGTCGCCAGGAGATCGGGGACGCGCATAT is drawn from Mesorhizobium sp. B1-1-8 and contains these coding sequences:
- a CDS encoding ABC transporter permease, which translates into the protein MTLRDYAIRYGFIVLLVGLIAYFAIAADGFVSPQSAVFIFQSVAITGVLALGVTATLVVGGFDLSIGSVATSAMMAASYAMVVLEQNAIVAVTACLVIGIIVGLINGWLIVYMRVPDLLATLGMMFLLLGLQRIPTEGRSIATGMTMPDGSVANGKFSDAFLALGRHRFDFFIPNLIPVSVVVLIVLAVLIWFFLEYTRFGRMMYAVGSNERAAELAGAPVKAYKIWAYVISGVFASIGGILLAARLGRGDIASGNNLLLDAVAAALIGYAVLGAAKPNAFGTAVGAVFVGVLLQGLTMMNAPYYTQDFVKGAVLVVALVFTFALSGRGRT
- a CDS encoding substrate-binding domain-containing protein codes for the protein MNITRRLLGKAAFGLAGAALLMQGTALAADKPAPFDKPGVKIALVRYLSTGDFFQAYLSGVEAQAKALGVDLRVLDSRQDAALQADMVDQAIALGVQGIIIQHGLTESMKDAAQRAVDAGIKVVAFDVNVENPKIPQIEQSDRDLAKLALEQAVKDNGESWKAGYVYVAGIAPLDRRNETWVDVKKKYSGINEVAMFGTLDNPIANSVANQARSVLQAHPDIKVMFAPYDEFAKGVKIAVDEAGLNKDIKIYSADISTSDIAAMRETDSAWAATAATNPAVVGQVSVRALAQLLAGEDPGHNVIVPPTLITRKELIDKDIKNMEDLSAKLPQFAHADVAMPAWMPNPNAK
- a CDS encoding bifunctional aldolase/short-chain dehydrogenase; this translates as MKNLWNDADAEKMVADYAKKGVGRDLALRVYTTRLLGGEPRLVLHGGGNTSCKTKATDLVGDEWDVLCVKGSGWDMAVIEPQGLPAVKMGALLKARALDTLSDEDMVALQRANLIDPASPNPSVETLLHAFLPHKFVDHTHSTAILAIVDQEDSKALVAKVFGSKMGYVPYIKPGFDLAKVAAEVFDADPSVEGLILDKHGIFTFGDDARQAYDRMIHYVNAAEDYVAKNGKPQTAKAALPAKLAKAGDIAPMLRGAVAVARGEGRFDRMISDFRTSAAIIDFINSAKISDYAKRGVSTPDLSIRIKTGPMALPAPDAEKLGDYKSAIRDHVEAFAKDYTAYFETNDTLDDVKRTMLDPMPRLTLVPGLGMFGHGRTLKDARIASDVGEMWIEAVRGAEAIGNFQPLSKADLFPLEYWSLEQAKLASNKPKPLTGQVVLITGGAGAIGAATAKLFADNGAHAVVVDLDADKAAEAARKTGNNSIGFAADITDPAQVRAAFDKAVAVFGGVDILVSNAGAAWEGRIGELDDALLRKSFELNFFAHQSVAQNAVRIMLEQGTGGVLLFNTSKQAVNPGPKFGAYGVPKAATLFLSRQYALDYGAYGIRSNAVNADRIRSGLLTDAMIASRSGARGVSEKEYMSGNLLGQEVTAQDVAQAFLHHALAERTTADVTTVDGGNIAAALR